A DNA window from Paenibacillus andongensis contains the following coding sequences:
- a CDS encoding GntR family transcriptional regulator encodes MNNERQPLYIVIQEHFKKLITTGQLAVDDKIPTEKELMEEFQVSRITVANALTQLAKDGWIYRIPGRGSFVQGKSVTQPAAQYQDHPEVRELQSNVASGESYQSLSTNRRRMIGFLIPSLEDYFALRLIQGINSILDESGYYLAIVLTKDNKDREKEAIQELIHKGAEGLIIFPIDAETYNEEILALKIRNYPFVLIDRNLPGVETHVVSSDNFLGTQLAVSHLWDLGHRDIAIVTDSPLSTTTVEGRIAGYMEALKQKNALINPTFILTEFRIDYKKGVDDQHPLYRYIRNKLATAYITLNAKLGLHIAAIAKRLELSVPDELSILTFDDPFSGEGETRAFTHVAQSEAEIGRQAAEVLIGLLDSDGESDGKYHKIILQPKLVVGQSTGPLLKR; translated from the coding sequence ATGAATAATGAGAGACAACCATTATATATAGTGATTCAGGAGCATTTTAAGAAATTGATTACAACTGGGCAGCTGGCAGTTGATGACAAAATTCCAACAGAGAAAGAATTGATGGAAGAGTTTCAGGTTAGCCGAATCACGGTTGCTAATGCCCTCACTCAGCTGGCCAAGGATGGTTGGATTTACAGAATACCTGGAAGGGGAAGCTTCGTCCAAGGTAAGTCTGTAACTCAACCAGCTGCACAATATCAAGATCATCCTGAGGTGCGTGAGCTTCAATCTAATGTTGCTTCCGGGGAAAGCTACCAATCGCTTTCAACGAACCGCCGCCGAATGATCGGCTTCTTGATTCCGTCGTTAGAGGATTACTTTGCACTAAGACTGATTCAAGGCATTAATTCTATATTGGACGAGAGCGGTTATTATTTAGCTATTGTACTCACGAAAGATAACAAGGATAGAGAAAAAGAAGCGATTCAGGAGCTCATCCATAAAGGCGCAGAAGGCTTGATTATTTTTCCTATTGATGCCGAAACATATAATGAAGAAATTCTCGCATTGAAGATAAGGAATTACCCGTTTGTATTGATTGATCGTAATTTACCTGGCGTAGAAACGCATGTGGTAAGCTCAGATAATTTTCTGGGTACCCAATTAGCGGTCTCTCACCTTTGGGATTTGGGTCATCGAGATATCGCCATCGTTACGGATTCTCCGCTTTCAACAACTACAGTTGAAGGGCGGATTGCAGGTTATATGGAGGCTTTAAAGCAGAAAAATGCGTTGATCAATCCAACATTCATTTTAACTGAATTCAGAATTGATTATAAAAAAGGCGTCGATGATCAGCATCCTTTGTATAGATATATCCGTAATAAATTGGCCACGGCATATATAACATTAAATGCTAAGCTGGGTCTTCATATTGCTGCCATTGCAAAGCGATTGGAGCTTAGTGTTCCTGATGAGCTTTCTATTCTCACCTTTGATGACCCATTCTCGGGGGAAGGTGAAACAAGAGCTTTTACACATGTTGCTCAATCCGAGGCAGAGATAGGCAGACAAGCGGCTGAAGTATTGATTGGCTTGTTGGATAGTGATGGTGAAAGTGATGGTAAATATCACAAGATTATCCTGCAGCCGAAGTTAGTTGTAGGTCAATCGACAGGACCGTTATTAAAACGATAA
- a CDS encoding cache domain-containing sensor histidine kinase, whose protein sequence is MRKRLLIPIFRFSRIQLQNRLQWIKNLPIAVKLIVISFILIAVPLGIASYLTYTSYSASIQKNTGKYQMDVVKELTANIDTYMNELNLLTLLPYQSQQILKYLEASGQSAANLSFNERVTIEDFTKRVFANGRVDISGVTLYRVSGGTYSAMLEEQANYSLKRVEDESWYEKVSKTGKVVYIGTFNKNGSDTNNQVYSFARKIRSVDTGKVLGYLVLDVAKNVIRNKIEAISNDKKNIMIVDNEGSMIYKSMEYWIDSDKILPYKGAGTVVYKQSNDTELLSYYTSPFTGWTMIEMVPLSTLLQDTVNVRNYIILIGAVCLLLAVIIFTILALRITNPISELRNLMKKVVVGDLHVSIPISSRDEIGQLSQSFNLMVSKLSDLGYRLYESEIREKNAQISALQSQINPHFLYNTLGSISMYAEIQGNREVVKMTNNLSKLLRYSINSHKSQVPLNLELEHVKGYMAIQQIRFEDKIQFHVNIEPELLYYSVIRFILQPIVENSIVHGIDKGNGYGNIILTGKKQENNMLITIQDDGAGMSAVQLQNLLDKKFDFASSEEGTGGHGLMNVHRRIALRYGSQYGIKIDSSLKQGTTIFLTLPLIEDHLEGGKRDA, encoded by the coding sequence ATGCGCAAAAGATTATTAATACCAATCTTCAGATTCAGCAGAATACAGCTCCAAAATAGGCTGCAATGGATTAAAAACCTGCCTATTGCCGTTAAGCTTATTGTTATTAGCTTTATACTTATTGCCGTTCCGCTGGGGATTGCCAGTTATTTGACTTATACAAGCTATTCAGCATCCATTCAAAAAAACACCGGCAAATATCAAATGGACGTCGTAAAGGAATTAACAGCTAATATTGATACGTATATGAATGAACTCAATTTGTTAACCTTGTTGCCTTACCAATCGCAGCAAATATTGAAATATCTGGAAGCGAGCGGGCAATCGGCTGCGAATCTTTCGTTTAATGAACGGGTGACGATCGAAGATTTCACGAAGCGTGTATTTGCTAATGGAAGAGTGGATATTTCAGGGGTAACCCTTTATCGAGTTTCTGGCGGTACTTACTCAGCCATGTTGGAGGAGCAAGCTAATTATTCACTAAAACGTGTGGAAGATGAATCTTGGTATGAAAAAGTATCCAAGACGGGAAAAGTCGTCTATATCGGTACTTTCAACAAAAATGGTTCAGATACAAATAACCAAGTGTATTCCTTTGCCAGAAAAATCCGCAGCGTAGACACGGGGAAGGTTTTAGGCTATTTGGTGCTGGATGTGGCTAAGAATGTGATTCGAAACAAAATTGAAGCTATTTCTAATGATAAGAAGAATATTATGATCGTTGATAATGAGGGATCGATGATCTATAAAAGTATGGAATATTGGATTGATTCCGATAAAATACTGCCATACAAAGGTGCGGGGACTGTTGTTTATAAGCAATCCAACGATACGGAGCTCTTATCCTACTACACTTCACCCTTTACGGGCTGGACGATGATCGAAATGGTGCCGCTTTCCACTCTGCTTCAGGACACAGTTAATGTTAGAAACTATATCATCCTGATCGGAGCTGTTTGTTTGCTCCTTGCAGTTATCATTTTCACAATTTTGGCTCTGCGTATTACGAATCCGATTAGTGAATTGCGCAATCTCATGAAAAAAGTCGTAGTTGGAGACTTGCATGTATCGATTCCCATCAGCAGCCGTGATGAGATTGGGCAGCTCAGTCAATCTTTTAATCTCATGGTGTCAAAACTCAGTGACCTAGGTTATCGTCTCTATGAATCGGAAATCAGAGAGAAGAATGCACAAATATCTGCTTTGCAAAGCCAGATTAACCCACATTTTCTATATAATACGTTAGGTTCGATTAGCATGTACGCAGAAATACAAGGCAACCGAGAAGTGGTTAAAATGACCAATAATTTAAGCAAGCTGCTGCGTTACAGCATCAATAGTCACAAAAGCCAAGTGCCGCTTAATTTAGAGCTAGAACATGTGAAAGGCTATATGGCTATACAGCAAATCCGTTTTGAGGATAAAATTCAGTTCCATGTAAATATTGAGCCGGAGCTGCTCTATTATTCCGTAATTAGGTTTATTTTACAACCGATCGTTGAGAATAGTATTGTGCACGGCATTGATAAGGGGAATGGGTATGGCAACATTATCCTTACAGGAAAGAAACAGGAAAATAATATGCTGATCACCATTCAAGATGATGGAGCAGGTATGAGTGCGGTTCAATTGCAAAATTTACTTGATAAAAAGTTCGATTTTGCCTCATCTGAGGAGGGCACAGGCGGTCATGGGTTAATGAATGTACATCGAAGAATTGCTTTGCGCTATGGCAGTCAGTATGGCATTAAGATTGATAGCAGCCTTAAACAAGGAACAACCATATTCCTTACTTTACCGCTCATAGAAGATCATCTTGAAGGGGGTAAAAGGGATGCCTAG
- a CDS encoding response regulator: MPSILIVDDETIFRKGIRLMIAEMKSEWIVIEEAMDGVEAIEKIEEMQPDLIITDIKMPRMDGIQLQYIVKERYPQISCVVMSGYNDFQYARESLRLGAKDYLMKPFEREELYDLLGKLQEEWALVKQQNKDITKDRQVQNQMRSHVLAGLLTGSIHHAETELLENVGILFPHPNISCLVAKLDRDSITDERYYQLNPSLFSVYLQQFIQESIDKSLVGHVFILHDNEVVALINHEEGESSYSEIEQLTNRIRKEIRGQSNFTITFGLGSPAKDLESISKSYKEAGLALLYRLVIGGDRLFSSETVAEMKMEKFEWHSSDWNLLNQFVQEGDLANVQYQASQFVTKLCGQWHDPEIIQQQICKMLLHFYEQAVNLAVVKQWLQATDVKQVLMDIYSISSSKELIERCQKLLGDLSVCMANRKKKFVTSPVELVVRYVEEHYAESITLNMMAEIVYLSPSYLSSLFKSKQGQSFIDFLTEKRIEKAKTMLRYSDEKIQVISDSTGFANIRHFNRVFKTLTNRTPTEYREGKNT; encoded by the coding sequence ATGCCTAGTATCCTAATCGTAGATGACGAAACGATTTTTCGTAAAGGCATTCGGCTCATGATTGCAGAGATGAAGTCTGAATGGATCGTTATTGAGGAAGCCATGGATGGCGTGGAAGCCATAGAAAAAATAGAGGAAATGCAGCCCGATTTGATTATTACAGACATCAAAATGCCACGGATGGACGGTATCCAGCTGCAATATATTGTAAAGGAACGATATCCGCAAATTTCTTGTGTTGTAATGAGTGGATATAACGATTTCCAATACGCTCGTGAATCCCTAAGATTAGGGGCAAAAGACTACTTAATGAAACCGTTCGAAAGAGAAGAGCTATATGATTTGCTTGGCAAGCTGCAGGAGGAATGGGCGCTAGTAAAGCAACAAAATAAAGATATTACCAAAGATAGACAAGTGCAGAATCAAATGCGTTCCCATGTATTAGCTGGTCTGCTAACGGGGAGCATTCATCATGCGGAGACAGAACTGCTTGAGAATGTAGGCATTCTATTTCCACATCCTAATATTAGCTGTTTGGTTGCTAAGCTTGACAGAGATTCCATAACGGATGAAAGATATTACCAATTGAATCCATCTTTGTTTTCCGTCTACTTGCAGCAATTTATTCAGGAGAGCATCGACAAATCCTTAGTCGGGCATGTCTTTATTTTACACGATAACGAGGTTGTCGCTTTAATCAATCATGAGGAAGGGGAATCCTCGTATTCAGAAATAGAGCAATTGACGAACCGAATCCGCAAGGAAATCCGCGGGCAATCCAATTTTACAATCACATTTGGACTAGGCAGTCCTGCCAAGGACTTGGAATCGATTTCTAAATCCTACAAGGAAGCGGGATTAGCTTTATTGTACCGATTGGTAATTGGCGGTGACCGCTTGTTTTCTAGCGAGACCGTAGCCGAAATGAAAATGGAGAAGTTCGAATGGCATTCCTCCGATTGGAACCTACTTAATCAATTTGTCCAAGAAGGCGATTTGGCTAATGTCCAATACCAAGCAAGTCAATTCGTAACCAAGCTTTGTGGGCAATGGCATGACCCAGAAATCATTCAACAGCAAATATGCAAAATGCTGCTGCATTTCTACGAACAGGCTGTCAACTTGGCTGTAGTTAAACAGTGGCTGCAGGCAACCGATGTGAAGCAGGTGTTGATGGATATTTACTCCATTTCATCCAGTAAAGAATTGATCGAACGCTGCCAGAAGCTGTTAGGTGATTTAAGTGTTTGCATGGCGAATCGTAAGAAAAAGTTTGTCACCAGTCCAGTTGAATTGGTTGTGCGATATGTTGAAGAACACTATGCAGAATCGATCACCCTAAACATGATGGCCGAAATCGTTTATCTAAGTCCGTCCTATTTAAGCAGCTTGTTTAAAAGCAAGCAAGGTCAATCTTTCATCGATTTTCTTACGGAAAAGCGAATTGAAAAAGCGAAAACGATGCTGCGCTACTCGGATGAGAAAATTCAAGTGATCTCGGATTCTACGGGCTTTGCGAATATTCGGCATTTCAATCGCGTATTTAAAACGCTTACGAATCGAACCCCTACCGAATATCGTGAGGGTAAGAATACCTGA
- a CDS encoding extracellular solute-binding protein, giving the protein MSKMNKSVFDNIKVDGKVYGLYRARDLTTYGIIFRSDWLKNVGLSAPKTMDELYEVLKAFTLNDPDKNGKQDTVGLTDEKTMEGFLTVASYMGAPNGWEVKEGKLSPDFMSPEYLEAMKFYRKLYEEKLIKQDFPVLNNQQKKDDMNQGKAGVVISNMLDSTGYQSTLAKTFPGADVDVVSRIQGPKGERTPAGQGYNGVYMFPKASVKTEAELKQILSFFDKLSDPSMLDLLGWGMEGRHYQIQDGKPIFLDQKLYNTEIGSSYLQLQVSNYSAKTKGKETPLIDKFNNMFKENESIAVQNPTHSLVSNTIMTKGDELKQIIVDARTKFVVGKLDEAGWQKAIEQWRKAGGDKVIEEFSEQYAKKVNKQHMNEKKKTGTQSITELPVFCWKSFCTITNLRSHSSLYGIT; this is encoded by the coding sequence ATGTCCAAGATGAATAAGTCGGTATTCGATAACATCAAGGTAGATGGTAAAGTTTACGGTTTGTATCGGGCGCGTGACCTAACGACATACGGCATTATTTTCCGCAGTGACTGGTTAAAGAATGTAGGTCTCAGCGCACCCAAGACGATGGACGAGCTTTATGAAGTGTTGAAAGCCTTTACTCTTAACGATCCGGATAAGAACGGCAAGCAGGACACAGTAGGCTTAACCGATGAGAAAACCATGGAAGGCTTTCTTACGGTAGCTTCCTATATGGGGGCTCCGAACGGCTGGGAAGTCAAAGAGGGCAAGCTAAGCCCCGATTTCATGTCGCCTGAATACTTGGAAGCGATGAAGTTTTACAGGAAGCTGTATGAAGAGAAGCTGATCAAGCAGGATTTCCCAGTACTTAACAACCAGCAGAAGAAGGATGACATGAACCAAGGCAAAGCTGGCGTCGTGATATCCAACATGCTTGATTCTACCGGCTATCAATCAACACTTGCGAAGACGTTCCCGGGAGCTGATGTGGATGTGGTTAGCCGTATCCAAGGGCCGAAGGGAGAGCGAACACCAGCTGGACAAGGCTATAACGGTGTGTATATGTTTCCGAAAGCAAGTGTAAAAACAGAAGCTGAATTGAAACAGATCCTTTCTTTTTTCGACAAGCTGTCCGATCCGTCGATGCTCGATCTACTAGGCTGGGGTATGGAGGGCAGGCATTATCAAATACAAGATGGAAAACCAATATTCTTGGATCAAAAGCTGTATAACACGGAAATTGGCTCCAGTTATCTCCAATTGCAGGTGTCCAATTATTCAGCGAAAACCAAAGGGAAAGAAACGCCATTAATAGACAAGTTTAACAACATGTTTAAGGAGAACGAGTCCATAGCTGTGCAAAACCCAACCCATTCTTTGGTATCCAACACGATAATGACAAAAGGCGACGAGTTAAAGCAGATCATTGTCGATGCGCGAACAAAATTCGTTGTGGGGAAGCTGGATGAAGCCGGTTGGCAGAAGGCCATAGAGCAGTGGCGCAAGGCTGGTGGCGATAAGGTAATTGAAGAGTTTAGTGAGCAGTATGCAAAGAAAGTAAACAAACAACATATGAATGAAAAAAAGAAAACCGGTACTCAGTCAATCACAGAGTTACCGGTTTTTTGCTGGAAATCGTTTTGTACTATCACAAACCTCCGCAGCCACTCTTCTCTTTATGGTATTACATAA